The segment TTGTGTTAATCCTACTAATAATTTACAAAATCCTAAGTCACTTGACTATTATGCCCATATTTTTGCCTTTtgccatttcttcctttccatcagCTCCAGAGCCCCTTCCTGTCAGCTCCTCTGAGCCTTTTTGACAGGGCAGGCCGCTCCCCGCCCCTCCGCAAagactttttaatattcttttatatgcTTTGACGTTTCTTGCCCACTGTATTCGAGGAGTTTCCCCATTTCCACCCGGAAGTCCGTCCTTGCTGATGTAACACCATGTCAGGTGTGGCTTGTTTTCCCGAGGAGCCTGGTGGCCACAGCCTCAGCTTCAGCCACTTCCTGGTTCTCGGTGGCCAGTCCCCACAGACTGTGAGACCTATGCTTGCTAATGTTAACTAAGAAGAGAATCTGAAAGTATTTACTTCAGAAACCTCCTTTTTGCTAGTTAGCGCCAGAGTGAGTAGATTAATCAGggcaaaagagaatgagaggtGCTGTTAGTGTGTTACAGGGAAAAGTCACCCGAAGGCAGAATGATAGGATCGAATGGGGACATGCCCAGGATAGGCCCCAGTGGTGGGTACTGTGGTTTGCATGGAGGTAGCTGGAGGTCCGCTTAGAAATTCTGCATCAGCACTgggtctggtttttgtttttttgtttttgagacggtctggctcggtcgcccaggcttaagtgcagtagtgtggtctcagctcaccacagtcttgacttcctgggctcaagctatcctcccacttcagccttctgagtagccgggactacggGCGCACACCCCCACACCTGtctaacttttgtatgttttgtagagacagggtcttcctatgttgcccaggctggtgtcagactcctaggctcaagagaccctcctgccaagacctcccgaagtgctggaattgcaggcattaGCCACACAGCGCCTAGCCTGGTCTGTTTACAGAGTCAGCAAATTCTGGCCTTTAGGCTACCCAGCCTTGTTTGTACatgaagttttattgaaacatggTCACGCCCACACGGTCAGAGTTGGGTTTCGTCCCCGTGGCCCGTAATGCCTAAAATAGTGACTCTGGCGCTTTAAGAAACAGTTTGGGAACTCCTGCCTGAAGGAGAATCGGAAACAGCACTGAAGATGTTACTGAGGTTTAAATGCGACCCAAACAGAAAGGGCTTCGGGGCGGTTGGTGTCCGTCTGATTAACCTGCTGTCTGCTGGTTACATGTGGATTAGAATCTTAAACTGTTACGCTTGGCAAGATGAATGACTacaacttttcattattattttttgtaaattatgCATTTTCACTTGTAGAAATCTCTTTCCTTGTGGAGACTCAATGGTTTGCATTATTGATGATCGAGAAGATGTCTGGAAGTTTGCCCCCAATCTGATAACTGTGAAGAAATATGTATACTTCCAGGGCACGGGTGATATGAATGCGCCCCCTGGGTCCCGAGAATCTCAGACGAGAAAGAAAGGTGGGTAACCTCCTTCCTGATTCTCTAGAAGAATTCACATTTGCTTATTGTTTAGCTCTTCTTATTTCTTATCTCTGTTTTGACTGCTATAAATTCAAGATAcactttttttatttgtgtttcagtAGAGATTATTGGATTTATTTATAGAGTACTGAAAAACAGGATATTAGGTTGTTTCAAtttgggctttaaaaaaaatggccCTCACTTAAGCGTTTTCCCAGTTGAATAAAAACTAGAGGATGCTGTTTAACCTAACACATCCGAATAACTCCCTTCATCCCAGTTTTCCTTAAACACATCCCTGGGTATTGGGCCATAGTGTTCTGTAGAGAGAGTGAATGTGGGGGCGGTGGCTCTGCGGGGAATAACCGTTCCCCATGCGCAGTGGTCAGGCTGGGCGCTGGCTGGGGCCCCAGAGAGCAGCGTGGTTTAACTTGTCAGTCAGGCATGCAGCTGACGTCCACCCTACGAAAGTTAAGTGTTTTTTGatctttagttttttgaaaaatattttgaggcaCACGTTTATTGCTGTAGTCACTAAAATGGAACTTGGAGGTTAGGACCAGGGGAGGGTGAAACTAGGGGCATTCCTGTAGAAGGTAGAGACTTTCACCAGATGGGTGGGGTCAGCGTGGAGTTGCTGACTTCCTCCAGACCGTGGCTTGGGAAACCGTGGCCATGGTGGTGCCAGGTCATCCGGGGCTTACAGTCACGGTGGCGCCAGGTCTGCAGGGGCTTACGGCCACGGTGGCGCCAGGTCTGCAGGGGCTTACGGCCACGGTGGCGCCAGGTCTGCAGGGGCTTACGGCCACGGTGGCGCCAGGTCTGCAGGGGCTTACGGCCACGGTGGTGCCAGGTCTGCAGGGGCTTACGGCCACGGTGGCGCCAGGTCGTCAGGGGCTTACGGCCACGGTGGCGCCAGGTCTGCAGGGGCTTACGGTCACGGTGGCGCCAGGTCTGCAGCCCGGAAACCTCTAGTTGTCCTTACAGGTGGAGGATCCCTCCTCCCCCAAATCCAAAGCTTTTTGAGTGCCCACATGGTGCTTAAAGGAAATACTCATTAGggtattttggattttttggatTGGGGATGTTCAGCTGGTAAGTTTAACGCAAATACtccaaactcagaaaaaaattcaatatccaaAACGTCCCTGGTCCCACGCACTTCAGGTAAGGGGTGCTCACCCTGTCCGGCCTCTTCACAGCAAGGTTGCCAAGGCCTGGTCTAGAGGGTGGTGGACTTCACAGCCATGGAGAAGGGTGCTGCTTTAACTTGGAACGTTATTTAATGTTTAATGCTAAATTGCGGTAACTTTTCCTTTTGCATGCATATTTAGTAAATCATTCTCGAGGCACTGAGGTCTCAGAGCCATCTCCGCCCGTGAGAGACCCTGAGGGGGTAACGCAGGCCCCTGGAGTGGAGCCCAGCAATGGCCTGGAGAAGCCTGCACGGGAGCTGAACGGCAGCGAGGCCGCCACCCCGCGGGACTCACCCCGCCCCGGGAAGCCAGACGAGAGGGACATCTGGCCCCCTGCCCAGGCCCCCACCAGCAGCCAAGAGCTGGCAGGCGCTCCTGAGCCCCAGGGATCCTGTGCGCAGGGTGGCCGGGTGGCACCGGGACAGCGGCCTGCCCAGGGTGCCACGGGCACTGACCTGGACTTTGACTTATCCAGCGACAGCGAGAGCAGCAGTGAGTCCGAGGGCACGAAGTCCTCCTCCTCCGCCTCTGATGGCGAAAGCGAGGGGAAAAGAGGCCGGCAGAAGCCGAAGGCTGCCCCAGAGGGAGCCGGGGCGCTGGCACAGGGCAGTTCCCTGGAGCCGGGGCGGCCTGCAGCACCGAGTCTCCCCGGAGAGGCCGAGCCTGGCGCGCATGCCCCGGACAAGGAGCCTGAGCTGGGTGGGCAGGAGGAGGGCGAGCGGGATGGCCTCTGCGGCCTGGGCAACGGCTGTGCCGACAGGAAGGAGGCGGAGACCGAGTCACAGAACAGCGAGCTGTCGGGGGTCACTGCGGGTGAGTCCCTGGACCAGagcatggaggaggaggaggaggaggacacgGATGAGGATGACCACCTCATCTACCTGGAGGAGATCCTGGTCCGTGTACACACTGACTACTATGCCAAGTATGACCGCTACCTCAACAAGGAGATCGAGGAGGCGCCGGACATCCGCAAGATCGTGCCGGAGCTCAAGAGCAAGGTGCTGGCAGACGTGGCCATAATTTTCAGTGGGCTACACCCGACAAACTTCCCGATAGAGAAGACGCGGGAGCATTACCACGCCACGGCGCTGGGAGCGAAGATCCTCACTCGGCTGGTGCTGAGCCCCGACGCCCCTGACAGGGCCACGCACCTGATCGCCGCGCGAGCTGGTGAGTGCTGCCTCCCTGTGCCCTGGGCATGGTCAGGCCCGCGGGCTCCTTGCAGGCACTCCTTAGAGTTGGCATTGCTGTTTATCTCACTTTCAATTTTCAGAAACATTTCCCAGAATCACCATCTTTTAAGAATAGATCATGACAGTGGGTGAAATTGGAGTTTGGGCACGTTCATGCTTTCAGACCGCAGTCATCGCACACACCATTCAGGGGTGGGAGTTACTCGTGTGTAGAAAGTTCAACCTTCTCCCTGGAGTAAGCCATGGCCGGGTTGGAAAACAGGGAATCAGCGATAGGGACGTAGTGGAGAAATTCGAGGCAGGAACAGGAGTTCGCAGGTAAAAGATTGACAAACCCTCTGAGTTAGAAAACTAAATGCAAGGTTTCAGCTGAAACGTGCACAGAAGGACACGTTGTGGCTGGGAGGGCGGAGGACAGGCCTGCTGTCTCCCGACGGTGAAACCTGTCCCGGACGGGGCAGGCTGCTCTGACATGTTGAAACTTCCGCCGAATAAAACAACCTTTCAGCAATAGGTGATTCTTGAAGGAAGACTTAACACCCCGGTGCTTAAAAAACCCAAATACCTCGTTATTCTAGTTATTCTGTGAAAATGCTCCCATAAGCACCTGGATTTTCCGCGAATGAAGATTGCGGTTTTTCTCCTCCAATCTGCTTCCTGTCCTGGCGGCGTTTCCTGAGAGGGCTTCTCAGTGCGTGGCCCCGCCTCCGGGGCTCAGGAAAGCCTTGTGGGGTGAGCTCATCCCTGTCCACGCACGCTCCCTGACAGCAGGTGTGGTCTTATTTGAGGCCACGGCTCTGGCACGTATCATGGGGCGTTGGACACGCATGTGCTCAGTAAAGCATTTGAATCAAGGGTAAATGGAAGGTTCCATCTCAGTGTGAAATAGCCAGGTGCTAGCTGCAGGGCAGAGGCGGGCTTTCCGTGGAGCCCAGCGAgacccttgatcccaggagaaaGCCAAGCCCTGGCCTCCTGTGGGCAGTCAGACCCTTCTCTCCTGAGCGTGGAGCCGGGCCAGGCCGGGGTCCTCCTTGGCCCCTCAGGTGCCTGTCTGCCCTGCCGCGTGTCTGCCCAGCTCCTGACCCTTCTCTCCTGAGCATGGAGCTGGGCCAGGCCAGGGTCCTCCTTGGCCCCTCAGGTGCCCGCCTGCCCTGTCCTGTGAGTGCCCAAGCTCCTGGCCCTTCTCTCgcattccttccttccccctgaATTGTGCTCACGTTTCCTTTTTGCTTCTGTGTACGTGGCCTCACTGTTGAGAGGCTTTGCTGAACACATGCTAAGAGAGGTCCTCCTGCTGCTCAGGTCACCCGCTGTGCCCGGCTCCCCGTCTGAGATCCACCCCTTCCCACCATGGCTGCCTATCCCTGGCCTGGCAGATGGGAACCTGCAGTGGGCAGCCCTGGTGGGGTGCAGCCGGGTGAGGGCCCTGGTGGGGTGCAGCCGAGTGAGGGCCCTGAGCCCTAGTGGGGTACAGCTGGGTAAAGGCCCTGAGTCCTGGTGGGTACAGCCGGGTGAGGGCCCTGAGCCCTGGTGGGCTGCAGCCGAGTGAGGGCCCTGAGCCCTGGTGGGGTACAGCTGGGTGAAGGCCCTGAGTCCTGGTGGGTACTGCCAGGTGAGGGCCCTGGGCCCTGGTGGGGTGTAGCCGGGTGGGGGCCCTGGTGGGGTGCAGCCGAGTGAGGGCCCTGAGCCCTGGTGGGGTACAGCTGGGTGAAGGCCCTGAGTCCTGGAGAGGTGCAGCCGAGTGAGGGCCTTGGTGGGGTGCAGCCGGGTGAGGGCCCTGGTGGGGTACAGCTGGGTGAGGGCCCTGAGCCCTGCAGGGGTGCAGTCAGGTGAAGGCCCTGGTGGGATGCAGCCGAGTGAGGGCCCTGAGCCCTGGTGGGGTACAGCCAGGTGAGGGCCCTGGTGGGTGCAGCCGGATGTGGGCCCTGAGCCTCCAGTGCTGGCCGGAACAGCCTGACGCAGCCGGGTCTCCTGCAGGCACAGAGAAGGTGCTGCAGGCACAGGAGTGCGGACACCTGCACGTGGTCAACCCTGACTGGCTGTGGAGCTGCCTGGAGCGCTGGGACAAGGTGGAGGAGCAGCTCTTCCCGCTCAGGGACGATCACACCAAGGCACAGAGGTGGGTCCTCGCTGCACCCAGCAGGTCCGTGCCAGGCGTTCCCTTGCTGGACAGCTGTTGGTTCATGCACCTGGGCAGTGCCCCTCATCACCCGGACGCCCCGCTCATGGCCCTCGTTCTCTTCCTCCGACAGGGAGAACAGCCCTGCGGCCTTTCCCGACCGGGAGGGTGTGCCCCCCACCGCCTTGTTCCACCCGATGCCGGTTCTTCCCAAGGCCCAGCCTGGCCCCGAGGTTCGGATCTACGACTCCAACACGGGGAAGCTCATCAGGACGGGCGCCCGGGGGCCCCCAGCACCCTCCAGCTCCCTACCCATCCGCCAGGAGCCCTCTTCCTTCAGGTACGTGGCGGCccagccactgtccccagctaATGAGGGCTCTTCAAGCTTGCTGCTCCAGTCTGTTGGGGGGATGGCGTCAGTTGCCCGAAGTGAGGGCGGGTGGAGGCTGCAGACGGTGACTCCTGCTTCCACCTTGTGGGAGCGCCGCCCCCGCTTGCAGTCTTGggtccttttgtttttctctcctgtcTTGGGTcccaaaactaaaacaaaacccCGACCATCAGCTTCTCAGATGTTGTCCAGGCACCCGCATGTGCCCACCTGTGGCCGCCCCGCAGAGCACTCGGTCCTGGGAACACTCAGCAGAGAACGAGCAGAGCCGGGCTGGTTCTGAGCCCCCCTCCCCACTCGCCTCACCATCTGCTCTCCGCCGGCTCCACGTTTGCTGCTCTGCCAACCCCAGGCTGCCCTCTTCGTTTCCACACAGAGCAGATGCAGGGGTTGGTGGCAGTGGCGGCTGGTAAACAGCACTGTGAGGAAGGGAAACTTGATTGGACTGGAAGGCGTTGGTAGCCGGGATCTGTGCTGCCCTGGAGTGGGGAGATTGCAGGCCCTGAGGGATGCTTCCTGAGCATGTGGCCTCTGTGCCTGTTTGCCCGCGTGGACCCGAGATCAGCCCTCAGCCTAAGGTTGTGGCCCCTGGAGACCCCATGTAAATGGCTGTGGGACATTGTTGGAGATTTAAGTGAGGAGTCTTTGTTTGTACCGTGGTTGTTGCTTTGAAATTCAACCAAAAGTTCAACTCAATTAAACTTGACCCAGGCAAGGAGCACCCACCAAGACCTGGTGTGCGTTTGCCCCTGGAAGCCGTCTGACAGGTCACAACACCTCAGATCCTGTGACGGGTACAGAATGCAGGCTGCTAGAGGGAGACGGGTGCTCACGGTTAATGGGGAGATGGAGAGGTACGGCTTGATGTCCTTTTCGAGCCTTTGCAGGATCCAGCACTGTCCCTGCGTGGGGATGCTGAGGCCTGGAGTGCATGGCCCTCCCAAGTCAGGAGCAGGGGTGGCCAGGGCGTGGCCTTCGCACAGTGGGTGGCAGCTCCCGAACCTGGGTGGACAGGTGAGAAGGCCCCGCCAGGCACCGCGGCAAAGCCCAGCCGGCTTTCGGGAGAGGCCGCTCCCTCTGGAAACGCGCTCTAGTTCCTCCCCGGTTTTCTGTTTCATAGATTGTGTTTTGTCTTTTACGATTCTGGAGAGCAGCGTGTGCCCCTCTCGGCTGATTTCACGGCCCTTGAGGTCATGGTGGAGAGTGTTGCTAAGAGGAGGAGTCGGGTCGGGTGACTGGGATGTGGGCAGGTGCAGGGTGGCTGCGGGCAGCTGGGCCGGTGCGGGTGGCTTCCCGTGCGGCAGCCTGGCGACGCTCTGGGACCTAGGGGGTGGGGGGTTTGGGATGAATCTGAGGTCCTCCATTCTGATGACAGGGAAGAGGATCCCCAGCCACAGAGATGATGTCATCCCTGATGGATAGGAAGGTGTCCTCGTGATGATGTCACCTCCCGTTGTTAGGAAGGCATCCTGGTGATGTCACCTCCAGTTGTTAGGAAGGTGTCCTGGTGATGTCACTTCCCATTAGGAAGGCGTCCTGGTGATGATGTCACCTCCCATTAGGAAGGCGTCCTGGTGTTGATGTCACCTCCCATCATTAGGAAAGCGTCCTGGTGATGATGTCACCTCCCATTAGGAAGGCGTCCTGGTGATGATGTCACCTCCCATCGTGTCCTGGTGATGCTGTCACCTCCCATCATTAGGAAGGCATCCTGGTGATGATGTCACCTCCCATTGTGTCCTGGTGATGATGTCATCTCCTGCTGTTAGGAAGGCGTCCTGGTGATGCTGTCACCTCCCATTAGGAAGGTGTCCTGGTGATGATGTCACCTCCCATCGTGTCCTGGTGATGATGTCACCTCCCATCATTAGGAAGGCATCCTGGTGATGATGTCACCTCCCATTGTGTCCTGGTGACGATGTCATCTCCTGTCGTTAGGAAGGCGTCCTGGTGATGCTGTCACCTCCCATTAGGAAGGCGTCCTGGTGATGATGTCACCTCCCATCGTGTCCTGGTGATGATGTCACCTCCCATCATTAGGAAGGCATCCTGGTGATGATGTCACCTCCCACTGTGTCCTGGTGATGATGTCACCTGTTGTGTCCTGGTGACGATGTCATCTCCTGTCGTTAGGAAGGCGTCCTGGTGATGCTGTCACCTCCCATTGTGTCCTGGTGATGTCACCTCCCATCATTAGGAGGGCATCCTGGTGATGATGTCACCTCCTATTGTGTCCTGGTGATGCTGTCACCTCCCGTCATTAGGAGGGCGTCCTGGTGATGATGTCACCTCCTATTGTGTCCTGGTGATGCTGTCACCTCCCGTCATTAGGAAGGCGTCCTGGTGATGATGTCACCTCCCATCGTGTCCTGGTGATGCTGTCACCTCCTGTCATTAGGAGGGCGTCCTCGTGATGATGTCACCTCCCATCGTGTCCTAGTGATGATGTCACCACCCGTCATTAGCGCATTCTGGTGATGATGTCACCTCCCATCGTGTCCTGGTGATGTCACTTCCCATCGTGTTCTGGTGACGATGTCATCTCCTGTTAAGGCATCCTCGTGGTGATGTCGTTTCAGGTCTTTAGAAGGGCTTCCTGTTGCGGGCTGGTTGGGTTTTTAATACAAGGTGTCTTTCCAACACTGCTTCTCTAGCTCTTCGAGGCCAGCAGGTGCCTAAAGTTCAGTTTGTTTCTGACGCTGACGACCCACGGTTGTCATCAGGCCTTGAGTCTAGGGGCTCAGTCCCACCAGGCTGCCCTCATCTCGGACCCCCAGGCCACCTCACTgtccagcttggccacagtgtTGGGGGTCCCCACACACAGACTTGTGCAGTTTTGATAATCTGCTGAATCGGCTCACAAAATTCTGGAAAACGTTTCACTCAGCAATACCAGTTTATTTTAAAGGCTCAAGAACAGCCGAATGAGGGGGCGCCTGGGGCAGGGTCCAGAAGGGCCCTGAGCATGGCACGTGCCCTCTGGAAGCTCTCCGTCCTTTCATCTGTGGCGAAGGCATAGCTGATCCCACACGCTGCCCACTTGCTCCTGCGAAGCCTCCTACCCTGGAGCCGCTCAGGCCCAGCCCACAGCCACTCTCACCACTGCGGTGATCCCAGGGACTGGGAACAGGTCTCTTTCTGTAACACCAGGGCTTAGTGCTTTGGTGCTACTCTTACTTCTTTATTTGACTTAATTAATTCCAACTCTCCAGCCAGTTGACAAAGCTCCTGGACACTTCTGAGAACAGCAGGGCGGAACCTGGCCTATGGGATTGCTGTGGGCCAGTCAGTGAACGGGCCAGCACCACCTAGAGCAGAAGGATGTGGAGACCCCCCGTCTAGGAAGTCAGGGTCTGTTCTGTACTGTCATTCTAATCAGTAGAAGCACGATGGCAGGACAGATACGTGCACTGAAGTGATACTGCTGAGATTTGGTTTCGAAATTATGTGATAATTTAAAGCAGCCACACGATCAGTACTGCGAACAGCACCTGTTCTTTAGACGCTGCTTTTCATACTGTTGAATAAAATATCCAGGGGGGTGGCTCGCActgtagtcccagtgctttgggaggtggaCCCGCAAGGATctctcgagctcaggagttcaaggctgcagtgagctgtgatcgcaccccTGCGCTTcatcctgggccacagggtgagagcctgtctcaaaaaaaaatttttcttaataatttaaaataaaatcacaaacctttgacttattttttcttcagtatttttatttatttttttttttttgagacggaatcttgctccatcgtccaggctggagtgcagtggtgcaatcttggctcactgcaacctccgcctcccaggttcaagcaattctcatgcctcagcctcttgagcagctggaattacaggcacgtgccaccacgcctggctaatctgtgtatttttagcagagatggggtttcatcatgttgctgaggttggtctcaagctcctgtcCTCATTGTCTTAAACTACATAAAGTGGTTAAAGATTAGATACAAAACTGGTGTTTTAATAATTCAGCCTTGCTTGAAGTGAGCTAGGAATTTCTAagatcaatgagaaaaaaataattgttatctGAAAACAGACTTGCAGATGGTAAGCTGGATTTGAATGAAGTCAAACACTTTTACTTGAATGACACTAATAACATGGCAGCCGAtaactgtgtatgtgtgttctgAAATGTGTATAATTTACGTGAACAGCAGCAGTTCAGTTTCGAATGGCACGTCATAAACAACTGTTTAGCTGTGCCTTCCGTGAGGAAGATGCACGCTGGGCTGTAGTTCATTTGAATAAGTCGACTTTTGatgaaattttcttctgtttttaatgtgAAAGTGTAATTTGCACCAAAATATCAATATTACTTCAGTTAATACCAGCTCATTTATACGAAAGGATGTTAATGTGATTTGTTAGGTTGCGATAATCGTCAGTTTGGTGGCGGGAAGCAGCGTTGTTGTGGCTGCAGCAGCGGGCCCCCTGGTCTG is part of the Homo sapiens chromosome 18, GRCh38.p14 Primary Assembly genome and harbors:
- the CTDP1 gene encoding RNA polymerase II subunit A C-terminal domain phosphatase isoform X6, which translates into the protein MARRPALNAGTRSPAMLCPRCTPGYVVPSAPRPSLGLGDSGPRCMPLLHGAGAPRKSRAVLVRLEGCSHPVVMKGLCAECGQDLTQLQSKNGKQQVPLSTATVSMVHSVPELMVSSEQAEQLGREDQQRLHRNRKLVLMVDLDQTLIHTTEQHCQQMSNKGIFHFQLGRGEPMLHTRLRPHCKDFLEKIAKLYELHVFTFGSRLYAHTIAGFLDPEKKLFSHRILSRDECIDPFSKTGNLRNLFPCGDSMVCIIDDREDVWKFAPNLITVKKYVYFQGTGDMNAPPGSRESQTRKKVNHSRGTEVSEPSPPVRDPEGVTQAPGVEPSNGLEKPARELNGSEAATPRDSPRPGKPDERDIWPPAQAPTSSQELAGAPEPQGSCAQGGRVAPGQRPAQGATGTDLDFDLSSDSESSSESEGTKSSSSASDGESEGKRGRQKPKAAPEGAGALAQGSSLEPGRPAAPSLPGEAEPGAHAPDKEPELGGQEEGERDGLCGLGNGCADRKEAETESQNSELSGVTAGESLDQSMEEEEEEDTDEDDHLIYLEEILVRVHTDYYAKYDRYLNKEIEEAPDIRKIVPELKSKVLADVAIIFSGLHPTNFPIEKTREHYHATALGAKILTRLVLSPDAPDRATHLIAARAGTEKVLQAQECGHLHVVNPDWLWSCLERWDKVEEQLFPLRDDHTKAQRENSPAAFPDREGVPPTALFHPMPVLPKAQPGPEVRIYDSNTGKLIRTGARGPPAPSSSLPIRQEPSSFRWTTSLEKAATTATARRGGLRSRRRSPSPGSQGPAGSGRSGHLRPARGARQGAGGPEATRGS
- the CTDP1 gene encoding RNA polymerase II subunit A C-terminal domain phosphatase isoform 4 (isoform 4 is encoded by transcript variant 4), producing the protein MEVPAAGRVPAEGAPTAAVAEVRCPGPAPLRLLEWRVAAGAAVRIGSVLAVFEAAASAQSSGASQSRVASGGCVRPARPERRLRSERAGVVRELCAQPGQVVAPGAVLVRLEGCSHPVVMKGLCAECGQDLTQLQSKNGKQQVPLSTATVSMVHSVPELMVSSEQAEQLGREDQQRLHRNRKLVLMVDLDQTLIHTTEQHCQQMSNKGIFHFQLGRGEPMLHTRLRPHCKDFLEKIAKLYELHVFTFGSRLYAHTIAGFLDPEKKLFSHRILSRDECIDPFSKTGNLRNLFPCGDSMVCIIDDREDVWKFAPNLITVKKYVYFQGTGDMNAPPGSRESQTRKKVNHSRGTEVSEPSPPVRDPEGVTQAPGVEPSNGLEKPARELNGSEAATPRDSPRPGKPDERDIWPPAQAPTSSQELAGAPEPQGSCAQGGRVAPGQRPAQGATGTDLDFDLSSDSESSSESEGTKSSSSASDGESEGKRGRQKPKAAPEGAGALAQGSSLEPGRPAAPSLPGEAEPGAHAPDKEPELGGQEEGERDGLCGLGNGCADRKEAETESQNSELSGVTAGESLDQSMEEEEEEDTDEDDHLIYLEEILVRVHTDYYAKYDRYLNKEIEEAPDIRKIVPELKSKVLADVAIIFSGLHPTNFPIEKTREHYHATALGAKILTRLVLSPDAPDRATHLIAARAGTEKVLQAQECGHLHVVNPDWLWSCLERWDKVEEQLFPLRDDHTKAQRENSPAAFPDREGVPPTALFHPMPVLPKAQPGPEVRIYDSNTGKLIRTGARGPPAPSSSLPIRQEPSSFRAVPPPQPQMFGEELPDAQDGEQPGPSRRKRQPSMSETMPLYTLCKEDLESMDKERPQEEAE
- the CTDP1 gene encoding RNA polymerase II subunit A C-terminal domain phosphatase isoform 2 (isoform 2 is encoded by transcript variant 2), which translates into the protein MEVPAAGRVPAEGAPTAAVAEVRCPGPAPLRLLEWRVAAGAAVRIGSVLAVFEAAASAQSSGASQSRVASGGCVRPARPERRLRSERAGVVRELCAQPGQVVAPGAVLVRLEGCSHPVVMKGLCAECGQDLTQLQSKNGKQQVPLSTATVSMVHSVPELMVSSEQAEQLGREDQQRLHRNRKLVLMVDLDQTLIHTTEQHCQQMSNKGIFHFQLGRGEPMLHTRLRPHCKDFLEKIAKLYELHVFTFGSRLYAHTIAGFLDPEKKLFSHRILSRDECIDPFSKTGNLRNLFPCGDSMVCIIDDREDVWKFAPNLITVKKYVYFQGTGDMNAPPGSRESQTRKKVNHSRGTEVSEPSPPVRDPEGVTQAPGVEPSNGLEKPARELNGSEAATPRDSPRPGKPDERDIWPPAQAPTSSQELAGAPEPQGSCAQGGRVAPGQRPAQGATGTDLDFDLSSDSESSSESEGTKSSSSASDGESEGKRGRQKPKAAPEGAGALAQGSSLEPGRPAAPSLPGEAEPGAHAPDKEPELGGQEEGERDGLCGLGNGCADRKEAETESQNSELSGVTAGESLDQSMEEEEEEDTDEDDHLIYLEEILVRVHTDYYAKYDRYLNKEIEEAPDIRKIVPELKSKVLADVAIIFSGLHPTNFPIEKTREHYHATALGAKILTRLVLSPDAPDRATHLIAARAGTEKVLQAQECGHLHVVNPDWLWSCLERWDKVEEQLFPLRDDHTKAQRENSPAAFPDREGVPPTALFHPMPVLPKAQPGPEVRIYDSNTGKLIRTGARGPPAPSSSLPIRQEPSSFRWTTSLEKAATTATARRGGLRSRRRSPSPGSQGPAGSGRSGHLRPARGARQGAGGPEATRGS
- the CTDP1 gene encoding RNA polymerase II subunit A C-terminal domain phosphatase isoform X8, with the protein product MVDLDQTLIHTTEQHCQQMSNKGIFHFQLGRGEPMLHTRLRPHCKDFLEKIAKLYELHVFTFGSRLYAHTIAGFLDPEKKLFSHRILSRDECIDPFSKTGNLRNLFPCGDSMVCIIDDREDVWKFAPNLITVKKYVYFQGTGDMNAPPGSRESQTRKKVNHSRGTEVSEPSPPVRDPEGVTQAPGVEPSNGLEKPARELNGSEAATPRDSPRPGKPDERDIWPPAQAPTSSQELAGAPEPQGSCAQGGRVAPGQRPAQGATGTDLDFDLSSDSESSSESEGTKSSSSASDGESEGKRGRQKPKAAPEGAGALAQGSSLEPGRPAAPSLPGEAEPGAHAPDKEPELGGQEEGERDGLCGLGNGCADRKEAETESQNSELSGVTAGESLDQSMEEEEEEDTDEDDHLIYLEEILVRVHTDYYAKYDRYLNKEIEEAPDIRKIVPELKSKVLADVAIIFSGLHPTNFPIEKTREHYHATALGAKILTRLVLSPDAPDRATHLIAARAGTEKVLQAQECGHLHVVNPDWLWSCLERWDKVEEQLFPLRDDHTKAQRENSPAAFPDREGVPPTALFHPMPVLPKAQPGPEVRIYDSNTGKLIRTGARGPPAPSSSLPIRQEPSSFRAVPPPQPQMFGEELPDAQDGEQPGPSRRKRQPSMSETMPLYTLCKEDLESMDKEVDDILGEGSDDSDSEKRRPEEQEEEPQPRKPGTRRERTLGAPASSERSAAGGRGPRGHKRKLNEEDAASESSRESSNEDEGSSSEADEMAKALEAELNDLM
- the CTDP1 gene encoding RNA polymerase II subunit A C-terminal domain phosphatase isoform X4 — translated: MEVPAAGRVPAEGAPTAAVAEVRCPGPAPLRLLEWRVAAGAAVRIGSVLAVFEAAASAQSSGASQSRVASGGCVRPARPERRLRSERAGVVRELCAQPGQVVAPGAVLVRLEGCSHPVVMKGLCAECGQDLTQLQSKNGKQQVPLSTATVSMVHSVPELMVSSEQAEQLGREDQQRLHRNRKLVLMVDLDQTLIHTTEQHCQQMSNKGIFHFQLGRGEPMLHTRLRPHCKDFLEKIAKLYELHVFTFGSRLYAHTIAGFLDPEKKLFSHRILSRDECIDPFSKTGNLRNLFPCGDSMVCIIDDREDVWKFAPNLITVKKYVYFQGTGDMNAPPGSRESQTRKKVNHSRGTEVSEPSPPVRDPEGVTQAPGVEPSNGLEKPARELNGSEAATPRDSPRPGKPDERDIWPPAQAPTSSQELAGAPEPQGSCAQGGRVAPGQRPAQGATGTDLDFDLSSDSESSSESEGTKSSSSASDGESEGKRGRQKPKAAPEGAGALAQGSSLEPGRPAAPSLPGEAEPGAHAPDKEPELGGQEEGERDGLCGLGNGCADRKEAETESQNSELSGVTAGESLDQSMEEEEEEDTDEDDHLIYLEEILVRVHTDYYAKYDRYLNKEIEEAPDIRKIVPELKSKVLADVAIIFSGLHPTNFPIEKTREHYHATALGAKILTRLVLSPDAPDRATHLIAARAGTEKVLQAQECGHLHVVNPDWLWSCLERWDKVEEQLFPLRDDHTKAQRENSPAAFPDREGVPPTALFHPMPVLPKAQPGPEVRIYDSNTGKLIRTGARGPPAPSSSLPIRQEPSSFRGHKRKLNEEDAASESSRESSNEDEGSSSEADEMAKALEAELNDLM